In Aphelocoma coerulescens isolate FSJ_1873_10779 chromosome 3, UR_Acoe_1.0, whole genome shotgun sequence, a single window of DNA contains:
- the SESN1 gene encoding sestrin-1 isoform X3 has translation MHTLFAESFATLGRLDNVTLVMVFHPQYLESFLKTQHYLLQMDGPLPLHYRHYIGIMAAARHQCSYLVNLHVNDFLHVGGDPKWLNGLENAPQKLQNLGELNKMLAHRPWLITKEHIEQLLKTEENSWSLAELIHAVVLLTHYHSLASFTFGCGISPEIDCEGGHTFRPPSVSNYCICDITNGYHGVDEIHASPAGSIPSTESVCEVEALMEKMKQLQECRDEEEASQEEMATRFEREKRESMFVCSSEDEESAATRDVSRHFEDTSYGYKDFSRHGMHVPTFRVQDYSWEDHGYSLVNRLYPDVGQLLDEKFHIAYNLTYNTMAMHKDVDTSMLRRAIWNYIHCMFGIRYDDYDYGEINQLLDRSFKVYIKTVVCTPEKTTKRMYDSFWRQFEHSEKVHVNLLLVEARMQAELLYALRAITRYMT, from the exons ATGCACACGCTGTTTGCAGAGTCTTTTGCCACGCTGGGCCGGCTGGACAATGTCACCTTGGTGATGGTTTTCCACCCGCAGTATCTCGAAAGCTTTCTAAAAACTCAGCACTATCTCCTGCAAATGGATGGTCCTCTCCCGCTCCATTACCGGCACTACATCGGGATAATG GCTGCAGCACGACATCAGTGCTCTTACCTTGTTAACCTCCATGTGAATGACTTCCTTCATGTCGGTGGAGACCCTAAATGGTTGAATGGTCTGGAAAATGCACCTCAAAAACTGCAAAATTTAGGAGAACTGAACAAAATGTTGGCTCACCGACCCTGGCTTATCACCAAGGAACATATCGAG caactttTGAAGACTGAAGAGAACAGCTGGTCCCTGGCAGAGCTGATCCATGCAGTCGTCCTCCTTACACACTACCACTCCCTTGCTTCCTTCACGTTTGGCTGTGGGATCAGCCCAGAGATCGACTGTGAAGGGGGTCACACCTTCAGGCCCCCCTCCGTCAGTAACTATTGCATATGTGATATTACAAATGGTTACCATGGGGTGGATGAAATCCAtgccagcccagctgggagTATTCCA tCTACAGAGTCTGTCTGTGAAGTTGAAGCTCTTATGGAGAAAatgaagcagctgcaggagtgcAGAGATGAAGAGGAAGCTAGCCAAGAAGAGATGGCCACGCGTtttgaaagagagaagagagaaagcatGTTCGTGTGTTCTTCAG AAGATGAAGAATCTGCAGCAACACGAGATGTGTCTCGTCACTTTGAGGATACCAGCTATGGTTACAAAGACTTCTCCAGACATGGAATGCATGTGCCCACCTTTCGTGTTCAG GATTATTCCTGGGAAGACCATGGCTATTCCTTGGTTAATCGTCTTTATCCAGATGTGGGACAACTACTTGATGAGAAGTTCCATATTGCTTATAATCTGACTTACAACACAATGGCCATGCACAAAGATGTGGATACCTCAATGCTGAGACGAGCTATTTGGAACTATATCCATTGTATGTTTGGAATAAG ATACGATGATTATGACTATGGTGAAATTAATCAGTTGTTGGACCGCAGCTTTAAAGTTTATATCAAGACTGTGGTTTGCACTCCTGAAAAGACCACAAAAAGAATGTATGATAGCTTCTGGAGGCAGTTTGAACACTCTGAGAAG GTCCATGTAAATTTGCTTCTGGTAGAAGCTCGGA
- the SESN1 gene encoding sestrin-1 isoform X2 encodes MKPLKLELGIRIPRPLGHGPSRFIPEKETIQVGKEDATMHTLFAESFATLGRLDNVTLVMVFHPQYLESFLKTQHYLLQMDGPLPLHYRHYIGIMAAARHQCSYLVNLHVNDFLHVGGDPKWLNGLENAPQKLQNLGELNKMLAHRPWLITKEHIEQLLKTEENSWSLAELIHAVVLLTHYHSLASFTFGCGISPEIDCEGGHTFRPPSVSNYCICDITNGYHGVDEIHASPAGSIPSTESVCEVEALMEKMKQLQECRDEEEASQEEMATRFEREKRESMFVCSSEDEESAATRDVSRHFEDTSYGYKDFSRHGMHVPTFRVQDYSWEDHGYSLVNRLYPDVGQLLDEKFHIAYNLTYNTMAMHKDVDTSMLRRAIWNYIHCMFGIRYDDYDYGEINQLLDRSFKVYIKTVVCTPEKTTKRMYDSFWRQFEHSEKVHVNLLLVEARMQAELLYALRAITRYMT; translated from the exons atgaagCCTCTTAAACTG gAACTTGGAATAAGAATTCCTAGACCACTGGGACACGGACCAAGCAGATTCATCCCTGAGAAGGAG ACAATTCAGGTGGGAAAGGAGGACGCCACGATGCACACGCTGTTTGCAGAGTCTTTTGCCACGCTGGGCCGGCTGGACAATGTCACCTTGGTGATGGTTTTCCACCCGCAGTATCTCGAAAGCTTTCTAAAAACTCAGCACTATCTCCTGCAAATGGATGGTCCTCTCCCGCTCCATTACCGGCACTACATCGGGATAATG GCTGCAGCACGACATCAGTGCTCTTACCTTGTTAACCTCCATGTGAATGACTTCCTTCATGTCGGTGGAGACCCTAAATGGTTGAATGGTCTGGAAAATGCACCTCAAAAACTGCAAAATTTAGGAGAACTGAACAAAATGTTGGCTCACCGACCCTGGCTTATCACCAAGGAACATATCGAG caactttTGAAGACTGAAGAGAACAGCTGGTCCCTGGCAGAGCTGATCCATGCAGTCGTCCTCCTTACACACTACCACTCCCTTGCTTCCTTCACGTTTGGCTGTGGGATCAGCCCAGAGATCGACTGTGAAGGGGGTCACACCTTCAGGCCCCCCTCCGTCAGTAACTATTGCATATGTGATATTACAAATGGTTACCATGGGGTGGATGAAATCCAtgccagcccagctgggagTATTCCA tCTACAGAGTCTGTCTGTGAAGTTGAAGCTCTTATGGAGAAAatgaagcagctgcaggagtgcAGAGATGAAGAGGAAGCTAGCCAAGAAGAGATGGCCACGCGTtttgaaagagagaagagagaaagcatGTTCGTGTGTTCTTCAG AAGATGAAGAATCTGCAGCAACACGAGATGTGTCTCGTCACTTTGAGGATACCAGCTATGGTTACAAAGACTTCTCCAGACATGGAATGCATGTGCCCACCTTTCGTGTTCAG GATTATTCCTGGGAAGACCATGGCTATTCCTTGGTTAATCGTCTTTATCCAGATGTGGGACAACTACTTGATGAGAAGTTCCATATTGCTTATAATCTGACTTACAACACAATGGCCATGCACAAAGATGTGGATACCTCAATGCTGAGACGAGCTATTTGGAACTATATCCATTGTATGTTTGGAATAAG ATACGATGATTATGACTATGGTGAAATTAATCAGTTGTTGGACCGCAGCTTTAAAGTTTATATCAAGACTGTGGTTTGCACTCCTGAAAAGACCACAAAAAGAATGTATGATAGCTTCTGGAGGCAGTTTGAACACTCTGAGAAG GTCCATGTAAATTTGCTTCTGGTAGAAGCTCGGA